acaagcagctcctgcagctcaattccagtaaagtaaatgacccaatcaaaaaatgggccaaagaactaaatagacatttctccaaagaagacatacagatggctaacaaacacatgaaaagatgatcaacatcactcattatcagagaaatgcaaatcaagaccacaatgaggtaccatctcacgccggtcagaatggctgctatccaaaagtctataaatgataaatgctggagagggtgtggagaaaagggaaccctcttacactgttggtgggaatgcaaactagtatagccactatggagaacagtgtggaaattccttaaaaaactagaaatagaactgccatatgacccagcaatcccactgctgcgcctacacaccaaggaaaccagaattgagagagacatatgtaccccgatgttcatcgcagtactgtttataatagccaggacatggaagcaacttagatgtccatcagcagatgaatggataagaaagctgtggtacatatacacaatggaatattactcagccattaaaaagaatacatttgaatctgttctaatgaggtggatgaaactggagcctattatacagattgaagtaagtcagaaagaaaaacaccaatacagtatactaatgcatatatatggaatttagaaagatggtaacaatgaccctatatgcaagatagcaaaagatacacagatatatagaacagtcttttggactctatggaagaaggcgagggtgggatgatttgacagaatggtattgaaacatgtatataatcgtatgtgaaacagatcgccagtccaggttcgatgcatgagacagggtgctcagggctggtgcactgggatgaccctgagggatgggatggggagggagatgggagaggggttcaggatggggaacagatgtacactcatggctgattcatgtcaatgtatggcgaaaaccactacaatattgtaaagtaattagcctccaattaaaataaataaaaacaaaaacaaaacaaacaaacaaaatcatctTTTATGAATATGTCTCCTCCCCAAGAATATAAACTTCTTGAGAAGAGATACTATCTTATtatttgtgcatgcatgctcagtcactcagtcgtgaccaactctctgtgaccccacggacaaatgaggaaaataaagcttAAAGGTTAAGTGGCTTGTTTACCTACCATGACCTCTCTCTTCAATGCAAATGAAGAGTAATAATCACCAGTTCTGATAATtcagttgaaaaatatttatttagcatctatcatagcctgccagactcctctgtccatggggttttcccagcaagaatactggagtggctggtCACTAACTCCTCCAGGGATTATTATTTGAATACCAGTGTAAAATACAAGGTCCATTGTATAGGGATATCTAATGGTTACTGAATGGATTTTGATGAAAACAATTAGGATGTTGATAGCAACAAGAGTAGCAATGTCAGTATTGAATCTCTAGCACTCATGTATCCTCAGGATGCAGGATGAATTCTGATTGTATAAACTCCTTTCATGGCACTCTTGAAGAACCTAGCTCAGGGTCTGCTGGGTTCATAGTAGGTGCTAAATGAATACTTTTTCAGTTGAATTATCAGAACTTGTCATTATTACTTCTTTGTATTGGAGACAGAGGTTGGGGTAGAGAAAGAAGCAAGCCACTTAACCTCTaagctttattttcctcatttgtaaaaacaGGAGTGATGCTCTGTGGcgacctaaacgggaaggaaatccaaaggagaggggacatatgtatgtgtgtgattcactgattcactctgctgtacagcagaaactgacacaacattataaagcaactatgtgCGTGctcggtcgcttcagtcatgactaactctttgcaaccctggactgtaacccgccaggttcctctttccatggaattctccaggtaagaacactggagtgggtagccatttccttctccagattcccaacccagggatcaaacctgggtctcctgcattacaggtggatgcattaccatctgagccaccagggaagccccaatatatactttatatacatgtatgtattcgTACATACtctgaaacaaattaaaaaaaacagtaatgATACTACCTACATGGAAGGATAAtttaaacaatatataaaaagccATTAATACAGTTTGGAATAGagcaatcatttaaaaatcaaagttaaaaaacagaactaccatatgacccaccaatcccactcctgggcatatacccggagaataccataattcaaaaagacacatgaaccccagtgttcactgcggcACTGTGTACAATAGCCataacatggaagcaatctaaatgtccatcaacacaggaatggctaaagaagatgtggtacatgtatacaatggaatattactcgacaattaaaaggaatgaaattgtgacatttgcagagatgtagcagcagcagcagatggacctagcggagaaggcagtggcaccccactccagtactcttgcctggaaaatcccatggatggaggagcctggtgggctgcagtccatggggtcgcacagagttggacacgactgagtgacttccctttcacttttcactttcatgcattggagaaggaaatggcaacccactccattgttcttgcctggagaatcccagggatgggggagcctggtgggctgctgttgatagggtcgcacagagtcagacacaacttaagcgacttagcagcagcagcagatggatctagagactgccatacagagtgaagttagaaagagaaaaacaaatactgaatatatcacttatatgtggaatctagaaaaatgatacaaataaacttattcacaaagtggagacacagatgtagagaacaaatgtatggataccaagggggaaagaaggggtgggatgaactgggagattgggactgacctatatacactgctatgtataaaatagataactaaagagAACCTagtgtagagcacagggaactctactcagtgctagGTGGTGACCTaaaggggaaagaaatccaaaaagaggggagatatatatatataaaactcattcactttgccgtacagtagaaactaacataactttgtaaagcaactatactccaataaaaatctatttaaaaaacaaaaatcaaagttaGACTGAATTATGATGCTGAACTGCTGTTATACTCTATACAAATGGGGAAACTTTTTTCTGTAGTTCAGATGTaattttgaatagaaaaaaaCCAATCCGTTTCatctaatttcaaaatatatcatttaCCTTGCTTCTGAGGATGAAAGAGCTGACCAATTATCtagaaagaaataggaataaaaaaaagTCAGAGTATCAATGGGAGAAGTTCAGACTGAAcaagttttatattaaaatatgaaattgtattgaactgaactgaactaataaaatTGTAGGATACTTACCAAATTTCATGCTTGTCAAGCAACTCCCATTGTCTTCTTTCTGTCAAGGGAGAcaataaaatgttcagttcagttcaattgctcacttgtgtctgactctttgcgacccattaGAGTAATCCAAATACCAAAGTTATACAATTTTATAAGTTATTCTTCTgtgttattttgaaaaatcttggaaaaggaaatcaaGCATTTTTTTCTTACCTTGTGGATATCTGACTTATCCTTTTCCGAAGGAAGTTCAGGCTTCTTCTGAAAGGACATACAAATCTTTAAGAGTATGATCTCAAAAATAATTCCCaggaaaattataaagaagaTTGCCATCCAATTATTTTGAGAAGTCCAGGACTCTAGAAGTTCCCATAATGTCAAAAATGTATCATTTCCCAATCCTCCTTGcaccacttttttaaaaaaataaaattgctttgaCATTGTTATGTAATATATGAAATAGATGGATCTCTTCATTCCAAAGCCCTTGATTCTGGATGCCCCAAAACACAACAAGGTGGTATGCCCATCTCATAACCATATGCAATGTTCTGCCAGGAAAAAGTGCCCAGTACTGCCCAGTGCCTTGTTAAGTACAGTGGTGGTTGCTCTGGGTCTAAGTGAGGTACGTGTCATAGTGGGTATTTAACTGAGCTCATATCAACTTACTTGAGCAATAATGAAAGTTCACTGGTGAGACATGTATGATGCTATCTgtagtttatttaaattaaaataaaaaataatcctcCATTAATTTCACACAACCCCTCCCCCCCACAATTCTATAAATAATTCCTTAGCACATTTGGGTTATAACAatactgtaaattttaaaaatgtagaacaaAGTTGAATTGgacaaaactattttcttttacaACCAGGAAGTGCATTTTATATTTCCTTGTGATTGGGAAAACATGAATGTAGGGTGGGAAGATTTagcattaaaacacacacacaaacaaactacacacacacacacacacaaactacacacacatacacacaaactagATGCTGCAGTTTAATTTGAACTTCAGATAAAtaccaaataattttttagtatGTCTCACTGTCTCTGCAGGACAGATAATAGCATGTCTCTTGGGGGCCAGCCTGatgttttcttaaaatagaacacctcattttatatttctttttgtcaGAGGTGTCTGTCAGCAATCTTCCTCTTCAATAATCTACTGCAATGTTGAAAACCAAAGTTAGATTTGGTGGGTTCTGGAATGGTCTCCTGGTGAATTTCCTCTTTACTCTGTTTCTGGTGATACCAAGGAACTTGGTATGCTTGCTGATGTCAGAATTAGGGTGGGGCAGAGCCAAAGTCTTAAGAGTCTAAGTATACAAAACAATCGGGACTGTTAGTGAAAATATTAACACTACCTTGGATTTAGAACACTTTCCTTTGGAAGATGTGCTGAATTAGTACTTCCATTGTCTTCATTTGTTCAAGGTGGGCTGAAGAAAGAAGTATAGTTATTTACACCAGAGTTTATTGTTCAGGTTTTCTCTGTTGCATAACTTTGAGAGCAAGAAAGATTTCTTGAGTTCTTACTAACCTAGAGTATTAGAGAGAAGGAGATCAATGACACATCCTAGAAGCTTATGATCTTATTTTAGGTTTAACTGTGATCTTGGGGTTTGTCTTTGCAAACATATGTCTCACTGGGATGCATGGTATAGGAATTCCTTAGTTCTAGAAGAAACAATTCCTCTAGGCATTTCTAGGTTAAAATACACCCTCCTCTCTGACTGCCCTTCCATATATACAAACAGGGTGATTTTATTCTGCTGGGTTTTGCCATATCAATGCAGCTAATGAAACACTCAACTTCTCTTGACCAATGGCAAGAgaaattaaattcatttaatgTTTACTACCTTAAAGGGGATTCAACATTTTAACAAGAAGAAACTCTCTAGTTCGTTCCTAAGATCTTTTAAGTGATGACACTGAACCCGTTAATTAGTATACCACTAATGTCTACCACTCCTGCTAATGCTTAAGTTTGCATAGAGGTAAAGAAGAGTCTCCGCTTCCagggctttgttgttcagttcagttcagttcagttgctcagtcgtgtctgactatttgtgaccccataaaccgtagcatgccaggcatccctgtccatcaccaactcccggagtccacccaaacccatgtccattgagtcggtgatgccatccaaccatctcatcctctgtcatccctttctcctcctgccttcaatctttcccagcatcagggtcttttccaatgagtcggttctttccatcaggtcgccgaagtattggagtttgtttcagcatcagtccttccaatgaatattcaggactgatttcctttacgattgactggttggatctcctggagtccaagggactctcaagagtcttctccaacaccacagttcaaaagcatcaattcttcagcactcagctttctttttagtccaattctcacatccatacatgactactggagaaaccatagctttgactagacagactttgttggcaaagtaatgtctctactttttaatatgctatctatgttgatcacagcttttcttccaaggagaaagtgtcttttaatttcatggctgcagtcaccatctgcagtgattttgtagcccccaaaataaagtgtgtcactgtttccattgtttccccatctatttgccatgaagtgattggaccagatgccatgatcttagttttttgaatgttgagttttaagccaacttttttcctctcctctttgactttcagcaAGAGctgctttaattcttctttgctttctgctgtaagggtggtgtcatctgcatattggaggttattgatatttctcccggcaatcttgattccagcttgtgcttcatccagcccagcattttgcatgatgtactctgcatataagctaaataagcagggtgacaatatatttacagccttgacgtactcctttccccatttggaaccagtctgttgttccatgtccagttttaactgttgcttcttgccctgcatacagacttTTCAGGAGGccggtcaggtgatctggtattaccatctcttttaagattttcccccagtttgttgtgatccacacaaaggctttggtgtagtcaataaagcagatgtttttatggaactctgcttttttgatgatccaatggatgttggcaatttgatctctggttcctctgccttttctaaattcagtttgagcatctggaagttcatggttcatgtaccattgaagccttgcttggagaattttgagcattacttcttGAGTGAAGATATGTGGCTTCCAAGGAGATACTTGGTTGGGGTAattcaagaaaagctatgaagtGGTAAAGAGAACTTAGGGCCTTAAAGGATGAGAAGGATTGGTAGCAGACAAAGACTAACAAAAAAGTTTCAggaagaaaaggcagaaagactTTGTTCCAAAACTTTCTGCAGTGAATTTAGCTGGAGTACTATGTAAAGGTTCAGAGAATGGGGGAAAGAAAATAAGGTTAAAATGTTGGTAGAGCCTATTGTGGAGGGCCTTGAACTAAGGTCTTTAACCTTAACATTCACCTTTGGAGATCCACCAACAGTTTCTGGGTTAAAGGTATTAAATGGTTTACTGGTACAAGGAGACAATAGTAAAATCAATTAGGCTACTGTAACTATACAGATGTGAATTGATAAGGGCCTGGCTTGTAAACCACGCAGTGTTAACAAAATGTGGGTAGAATCAGATGTTGATACTGAAAACATAGGCTTTAACTAAAAGGAAAGCAAATGGATTCAGGGGTGGTGTAGAAAAGCTAATGTGAAGGAGAAAGGACTTAAATCTCAAAGCTGGTTTGTCAAGGACAAGGTTCTCAACCTAGGAATTACTAACATTTTGGACCAGGAACTTCTTTGTAGTGGTTGGTTGTCCTGTGCCCTGCAGGATGTTAATAGAATCCCTTTCTTGTGAGGTGCCAGGACCACTCCACCTgtcatgacaaccaaaaatgcAGTTATGTGGTCCCCATCCATGGTACACAGTTCTCCAATGACAAGCTGTTTCATCAATCTGGAGTAGTTTCTTACGGGTAACTCACGGCAAGCTGAGTtgtgctgtcgtgtctgactcattgcgaccctgtgaaccgtagtccaccaggctcctctgtccatgggattctccaggcaagaatactggagtgggttgccatttccttctccaggggatcttcccaacccagggattgaacatgcatctcctacattggcaggtgaattctttactgctgagccacctgggaagcccaactcagGTCAGGGGAAAACCAACTTTAAATGAACTTCTACGTTATCCTTATATTTGCAGTAGTATCTTTGAATGATTATCAATATTATGCCTATAGTTTAGTGTGCAAACTTTATTATGACTACAAAGACTGGTTAGTAATCTTTCAAATCTATTTCTTCATTGTACTTTTATACTATAGTCTGCATTCTAGCaagttttcctttgtattttcctttttatagtttcactcttggtttacaatattatttGCCAATTGATTTACACATAATAgatcattattatatttgtcaGCTCTGGTTAAGTattttttatgttaatattttattcaatcttgttttaaaagtattaattatacactttttaaaaattaaggcatcATTCAAGAAATTTAGTCAAAAAGTAACTATTATACACTGAGTGACATGGAAATTTTGATTTTGTAATAGTACATTTGATTCTAATATTCACATTATATCTAATATACACATTAGATAGTTATCTAGATTTTTGTTCTTTATGCactatttagaaaaattaaaatccattGACTTCATCAGGGTAGGAGAAACAAGGGACCTGAAAACTCTGAAAGCTTCCTAGGCTGCCCTGGCTGTCGGAACGGCCTAACCTGAGGTCAGTAGAGAACTCAGGGAGTTAATTTCCTACTGTAGAGAAACCACTGCTCACTACAAATTTATACGATAGATCATCAGCCTCATcacattttttgcattttttatagGAAATATAGAAACTAAAATTTTCATATCTAACTAATACCATTCAAGTCTAGTCCAAGTGATACCTGCACTTCTCAAAGCAAAATTAAGAGCCCTAACTCTGTCTAGATACAACACAGATGTTAGTTCCACTATTTACTCATTTCATTCTCTCCTTAATCAGAGAGCTTTAGACATCAAGTTCCCCTACTATATTAAACTCCAAATGTTTACTCACTGTTGTAAACCTAATGAAGCTTTTCCTGTAaacttcagtaaacatttattcaataaaagtTACTTTATTCTAAAAACAATGTTCAGAGTCCTCATATTTGAAAATGTATCTTCATCTATCCCTTGAGATTTAGCAAAACATTAGGTGACTTAGATGTATACATTGTATAAAACTGACTACATTTACTAAAGCATTGTTTTTCCTTCATAAAGACTACACTGCTCTGCACAATTAAGAGCACTTTGAGTTGCACTGCAATAAGACAAAAGTTCTGTTGTAACAAAATTCAAcgtttaatttttcaaaacttattaaagaaaataaattatatttagacCACCTTCAATATTTGTACATCATCTTTATACAACTATAACAGTACTTTCAAGAGACATTTTATAAAGAACATTAATTtcacaattaaaatgttttaaaaacagggGAACATGAAAGAACATTAAATTAGTCTGAAATATATCTCATAATGCCGAGAAGTATGCTCTTCTTTAACAAATTAACTGTATTTGTATTCAAAATAACATAGCCTTTAACTTATAGACAATTATTTCTTGTCCGTTTCAGTAATTTCCTGGATCCAAAACAAaatctgtgtatttatttctttgaaaacatcATTTGTTGATCGTCCTTTCACTGCCATGGAATGATTTGCCTTCTCAATCCAGTGGATTTTATGAGGAGCTTGCATTTTCTGTGCCACTTTCTCCAACAagttctaaaaggaaaaaagaagatgaTACTAGACTAATACCCTATTGGTGTTTCATAAAGATTTACTCTCTCCTACCCTGCCTATACTTGGCATCCATTCACTAAATATTAAAACCTACTCTACAGATAACTTCTGAGGCAATGGATTGTGCAAGAAGTAACAATACAGACTTCTTACATATAGCAACACCATAGAACAGATCAAGCATTCATTCTTGACAAGTCAAAAAATTCTTATAAGAAGTATTTTTCCcaagaaaattatatattctgGGAAAGACACTAAAATTTAGTAATATGTACAAGTTACTTTTCTTCAAGGGTCAATTTTATAACAAATTTGAAGAATCTGATTAAATGTTGAAATGATAAAACAAATATACAGTCTAGTAATCCCAAATTCACAAGATGCAGATATTAATCCTTCATTTGCTAAGTAACAGTTTGTAATTTATACCTAATTACAAGGGTTGAATATTGTCAGTATGCTCATAGTTTTAGATTCCCCTCAGTAACAGGGTACCAAAGACACAAAAGCAGCATAGTAAAATCAGCATCTTTTTAAAGAGACTGAATGTTGCAGGTAGCATCTTGTTCCCAAGatgtttctttcattctgtttcatTCACACAAATAGCAAGTCATAATCACCTTTTCACACATTTCATCTGCTGAGCCTGACACAAATAGTACAGGATCTTTTATACGAAAGAGATCTTCATCTCTAAGTTTATGCTGCTGTTTTGgatggtgcagtggataggaaaTACAAATGAGACCTCGAACAAAATCATCAGCATCATCAGGCTCAATATGACACAGTACAGAGGCAGCTGCTCTTGAGCCCATTGAACGACCTAAAATCAATTAAAATCAAGTTCAGTTTGAAATACAGACATTCACATAAGTAGTAGTGATGATAATGGCAGATTTAATTTACTATGCATCCATCATATTGCTTATCTATACTTAACCAACAGAAGGTGGCAATTAACAAGCCACAATACCCAGACTTGTGAAGAGCTAAAAACTGATCCTAaatcaaatcttaaaaaaataataataattatttattgaaagaataCTTAAAGAGGTAAAGACAAACCTTGTGAAGGGATCAGTTCAGAGGATGATTCAAGAATATAATAAAAGGAGACGTCTTTGGGTTATAATACATGTGTATTTGGCTTAAATTCAATTTAAGTATTAAAGTACCTTGATGTTATTATACCTGGAAGTGActtaccaaaacaaaaaaaaaatccttaactcTATTCCTGTCATTAATTTTAATTCTTGATTACCTATTCCTGTATTAATGTGAGtagattttaaaacaagtatTCACAAGTATTGCAACTTACCTCCAAGGAAAACACCTGTAAGTTTGTATTCTCCTGAGGTCTTTAGGTAATTCtaaaaaaatcaaccaaaaaaccatcaattcttctccTATGAAATattccactggaaaaaccaacacATATTTCTCATCATTACTAAAGTGTATAAAAACTTTTACAAAGACAACCACAACATTTTAAGCGATTCTACTTGGAAGAGGTAACCAGTTCTTTGCTCTTGTGGTCATGCCTTCACCATCAAGTCATATATTGGGTAATACACGCAAATATGtggggaaaacaaaaacactgtctAAAAAATTCAAgtactaaaacatttttaaagaaaaaatttggagggaaaaaaaagagccagTTAAAAGCTTCCAActtcgatggacacgagtctgagtgaactcgttggtgatggacagggaggcctggagtgctgcgattcatggggtcacaaagagtcggacacgactgagcgactgaactgaaggcaaaatCTGATAATGCTACAACTAACATCTGATTTAAAGCTCTGAAAAACTTAGCACGCTTGAAGTAATTTGGATTAAAAGAAATTTCGGGTTTCATCCAGGGATTTCAGTTTCCAACATGGAAATCATGCTATTTGTACACTCACAGCATATGAGGCTGTCTAGAACTGTATATGCTTAAGTTATATAATTCCAAGAAGGAAATTACATCATAAGTAGATGCCTTGGCAGTATCATGGAGAAACATCTATGACGTGAGCACTCATCCCTATAGAAATTGATGGCAAAAAAGAGCAATCTGACCACTACCCAGCCTTCACACACTATTGAGTTTCTAAGACTATTcattagtgtttttaaaattaaaccaaaTGACTAATAAAATTTGTCAATTTactgtgcatttaaaaaatagaattgttttaagtaaatataaagaaattttctTACCAAAACTGATTTATATGCCTTAATTCTATGTACAATATTAAGGCCTTTACAGGTAAACCTCAGGCAAAAAAACCCATGAGAGGCAAGATGGGATGCCAGTGACGTCAAATGAGGGAGATTCATATCTCCTGATGCTCCATGTGTAAGAATGACTCCATATGTTAAGCTCTTGTTAGGTACCAAACAAACAGCATCTAGCAATTTATTTCCaaaaggtatttttaattttacctgGAATTGAAGAGAATAAAGGGGTCAAAAATTACTTCCATGCCTATTCAGACAAATGAATAACTATATAGGTTTGTTCTGTAATACAAATGATTCAAATAGcctcaaaataaaaagcaatattaataatttatatttaagtaCTTATTGTGTGTCAGATATTATCATAACTGCTCtttatgtattaactcatttaacctttCTAAGAATTCTGTGGTAAGTACTGTTACaatttccattttagagatgagaaaactgaggcacagtacGTTATATCATGTGCCCAAGGTTATATATCCACTAGCCAAGATCCAAATTCAGGCAGTCTGCTCCAAAGTTCTCACTCCTAATCACTAATGCTATATTGTCTCTCACAGTAcaagctgaaaataaaattattctggaGCCACAtgactacaaaaagaaaaaaaaaaaaaggaatcctgaAGATGCAGAATGTATGAAAATATGTATTACCTCTGTATGACTCATTTTCACTGTTGAATAACAAACTTTAAGTgcattacatctgagaagcaaAGGACATCTCCCTGAAAAGAAGATTCTATTGTGAAAGGTGGGTTGGCAGACATGGATATGATACAAGAACTATTAATGAACGCATTTAGTAgctaaaataaagacatttataaCTACTTTAAGAACTGATACCTTTACATGtaccttatttattttcattcctaTGGTCATTCAGAATTGGTTATAGGGCCAGGAGTGGGGCTGGCAGATGTTATCTAAGATAAAGTCAATGTGATACCATAATATGCATTCTGTAAGAAGACTCGTATCAAAGTTGGATGCTATATCTTggtacatataaatatgtatttttcctaaGCATCTTTATTCTCAACCAACTATCTTCAACCTAATTTCACAGCATCTTTCTACTAACCCACTTCCTTCGTCTTTACTGGTCCCAATTCTTCCTTCtaccctgcaatggaagcattcATCCACATTCTTTGTCCTGAGACTGCGGAAACCTCCCAATAGACAGAATGTATATCTCCACACTATTACCTTTGGGCTTGACTATGTGACTTGCTTTAACCAAAAGATGTTTCAGTGCCACTTCTGAGCTGAAGCATGGCAAATTTTCCAGAAGTGCTCTTAAACTCTCACCTTCAGCCCCAAGAAAAGTACGCTCcatgtatttttgctttttcagccCAGGTTCCACAGTGAAGATACATGGAGCAGATCTGAACTCAAAACTGAAGTCTGGAGTCCAGCCTAGTCCAATCAACATCTAAACCACTGAAGAACCATGAAATGTCTACCTGAAGAATCAAGGGCATGAAATGCTGTGAGCCACTAAGATTTCAGGGTTGTTACACAGTATTCTTTCTTGTAGTAAGAGATCTTTTATTGTTGAGGATATGCTTAACATCAggatcattaatttttttcctattaacatTTACTAATTTATTCAATGAATAACATGttcaaaatgtacaaaaatatacAGTGAAAAGTCTCTCCCTAATTCCACTTTTGCCTTACCATCCAGATCTCCTCTTCAAAGGCAATCAATATTCTGCTTATCTTTCaggtattttatatacatatatacatacacacatctttttataaaactagtaattatatttttc
This DNA window, taken from Capricornis sumatraensis isolate serow.1 chromosome 12, serow.2, whole genome shotgun sequence, encodes the following:
- the TEX30 gene encoding testis-expressed protein 30, giving the protein MSHTEVKLKIPFGNKLLDAVCLVPNKSLTYGVILTHGASGDMNLPHLTSLASHLASHGFFCLRFTCKGLNIVHRIKAYKSVLNYLKTSGEYKLTGVFLGGRSMGSRAAASVLCHIEPDDADDFVRGLICISYPLHHPKQQHKLRDEDLFRIKDPVLFVSGSADEMCEKNLLEKVAQKMQAPHKIHWIEKANHSMAVKGRSTNDVFKEINTQILFWIQEITETDKK